One window from the genome of Melospiza georgiana isolate bMelGeo1 chromosome 13, bMelGeo1.pri, whole genome shotgun sequence encodes:
- the RAB8B gene encoding ras-related protein Rab-8B, with product MAKTYDYLFKLLLIGDSGVGKTCLLFRFSEDAFNTTFISTIGIDFKIRTIELDGKKIKLQIWDTAGQERFRTITTAYYRGAMGIMLVYDITNEKSFDNIKNWIRNIEEHASSDVERMILGNKCDMNEKRQVSKEKGEKLAIDYGIKFLETSAKSSINVEEAFFTLARDIMTKLNRKMNDNSSSGAGGPVKITENRSKKSSFFRCTLL from the exons ATGGCGAAGACTTACGACTATCTGTTCAAGCTGCTGCTGATCGGGGACTCGGGCGTGGGCAAGACCTGCCTGCTCTTCCGCTTCAGCGAGGACGCCTTCAATACCACCTTCATCTCCACCATCG GAATCGACTTTAAAATCAGAACAATAGAATTAGATGGAAAGAAAATCAAGCTACAAATATG GGACACAGCAGGCCAGGAGAGATTCCGCACAATCACCACAGCTTACTACAGAGGAGCCATG GGAATTATGCTGGTGTATGACATCACAAATGAAAAGTCTTTTGACAACATCAAAAATTGGATAAGGAACATAGAAGAG caTGCCTCTTCAGATGTAGAAAGAATGATCTTGGGTAACAAGTGTGATATGAATGAAAAAAGACAAGtctcaaaagaaaaaggggagaaG TTAGCAATTGATTACGGAATCAAATTTTTGGAGACAAGTGCAAAATCCAGCATAAATGTGGAAGAG GCGTTTTTCACACTTGCACGAGACATTATGACAAAGCTCAACAGAAAAATG aatgACAACAGTTCATCGGGGGCAGGTGGGCCagtaaaaataacagaaaatcgATCTAAGAAGAGCAGCTTCTTTCGATGCACGCTACTTTGA